The DNA sequence CATGCTTCGTGGCTGGGGGTAGCGGCAGTTGCTTTACTCAACTTCGCTTATGAATATTATGTGCGATATAGTGAAATGGAATTAGATACTTATCGGTTGTTGGCGCCAAGGTATTTGATGTTTCTTGCTATGGGATGTTATCTATATTTTCATTTCAAGGATGAAAAGAAGTACCCGTTGCCTGCTTGGAGCCTGTTACCGGGCTTTGTAGTGGGATTCAGTTTTATTGTATGGGTGTATCAGTTGGAGAATCAGCCGGAACTGGAGCTGTTTCGTTTTTGGACAAGAACTTCTATGCTGACAGCGTTTTACATTTTCCCGATTATATATTTATTGTTCCATTATCTAAAGAATAAAAAGATTCCGGGAAAAGCAGGTGTGTTTTTGTCAGAGATAGGAAAAGCGTCTTATCATATTTTTCTGGTTCAAATGGTTTACTTTGAATTTTTTGATGATGTATTGTTCCCGATGCATCCGGCTATTCCGGTAACCATGGGAAATGTGGTGGTATGTGTGGCAGTAGGGTATGGATTTTATCTTCTTGAGAAAAATTTACATGAGAAATCTACTGGTACTTTTCTGCCGATTCGGATATACTATAGAAAGATGCGCAGTTTCGTACATAATTAGAAAAGTAGTGGAAGGGAGCAATGAAAATGAAGTTTATTTCCTGGAATGTAAATGGGTTACGCGCCTGTGTGCAAAAAGGATTTTTGGAATATTTTAAGGAAGTAGATGCAGACTTTTTCTGCATTCAGGAGTCAAAGCTACAGGAAGGGCAGATTGAACTGGAGTTGCCGGAAGGCTATGAAGCTTACTGGAACTATGCAGAGAAAAAGGGATATTCCGGTACGGCGATTTTTACAAAACATAAGCCTTTAAATGTGACTTATGGAATCGGCATTGAGGAGCATGACAAAGAAGGCAGAGTGATTACACTGGAATATGATAACTTTTATCTGGTAACCTGCTATACGCCAAATTCCCAGAATGAACTGGCAAGACTGTCTTACCGAATGGAATGGGAAGATGCATTTTTAGCATATGTGGACAGCCTGAAAGAGAAAAAATCTGTGATTTTCTGTGGAGACCTGAACGTAGCGCATAAGGAAATTGACTTAAAGAATCCAAAGACGAATCGCAAAAATGCAGGATTTACAGATGAAGAACGTGAAAAGTTTTCTGTGATATTAAGTCATGGTTATATTGATACTTTCCGTTATTTCTATCCGGAGC is a window from the Roseburia sp. 499 genome containing:
- a CDS encoding acyltransferase family protein, producing the protein MEEKKHIYLIDYLKAIGIVMVIITHYEWEDKTTPFFTWVIAMAVPIFMLLMSYNFSMSFERKTHGRFLELYQWKTVMPRIVRFTVPFVMIFTLEMILERLEGQAYSLKNMVVCFIEGGIGPGSYYYPILIQLLFLFPIIYLLVKHASWLGVAAVALLNFAYEYYVRYSEMELDTYRLLAPRYLMFLAMGCYLYFHFKDEKKYPLPAWSLLPGFVVGFSFIVWVYQLENQPELELFRFWTRTSMLTAFYIFPIIYLLFHYLKNKKIPGKAGVFLSEIGKASYHIFLVQMVYFEFFDDVLFPMHPAIPVTMGNVVVCVAVGYGFYLLEKNLHEKSTGTFLPIRIYYRKMRSFVHN
- a CDS encoding exodeoxyribonuclease III; the encoded protein is MKFISWNVNGLRACVQKGFLEYFKEVDADFFCIQESKLQEGQIELELPEGYEAYWNYAEKKGYSGTAIFTKHKPLNVTYGIGIEEHDKEGRVITLEYDNFYLVTCYTPNSQNELARLSYRMEWEDAFLAYVDSLKEKKSVIFCGDLNVAHKEIDLKNPKTNRKNAGFTDEEREKFSVILSHGYIDTFRYFYPEQEQIYSWWSYRFKAREKNAGWRIDYFVVSEDLKEKLEDAKIHTEVMGSDHCPVELDIEL